The region GCCTTATCTAATAGTTTACTGCTCTAAAGGGTAGAGAGATTAAATTATTAGAAAGGGTATTTAAATAAGTAGAGTAAGGGATAAGAGAagtaatcttatatttatagtaaaatagcagatatctagtagttagaatagtaatagtcttaatctctaacctcctTCTAAAACCCtaaagatctcttcttcccttctttttATACTAGGAGTAGGATAGCAGTATGGTATCTGCTACTCACAGTTAGCCCCTCTTGGGAATAGCTTCTAACACTTTTAGATTTAGCTCTAATAGGAAGGTCTATCTCTATTGCATAATACTACTAGTAATCTCGCTATAGCTTAGATCTTGCTTCTTGCCTTATATCTAGAGCATTTTGTCTTCTATTAGTAATTTAGACTCTATTATATATTTAGCTTCTTATAGGGGCTCTATAGGGGGCAGCTATTCCTACGCTATTAACTTTATTATCTTACTGTGGAGAGTCTTTGCTAAGGCTAATATTATAGGCCTCTTTAAGGCGCATATAGCCTCTAGCCTTAGTAGCTAtactatatagtattatagctagttattaTCTACTCCCTTAGGTAGGTCCTACTCTCTTTAAGATAGTATATCTACTTATTTATTTTGCTTTCCTAGTATATATAAGATAATAAAGTTATATCTTAATAGTATAAGAGACTATCTTATTTATTATTTAGTAAGTTTCTTAGCTATTATAAAGTATTTAAGGTTTTTATAGTTAGTTTGTATTTTAAATTCCTTTATACTTTATAGTTCTCTATCCTATTCTTCTAAATACTTAATAATTACTAATATTTCTTTATTATAGATCTTATAGTTATACTCTACTAGTATATTTTTCTTTAAGTAGAATATATAGGGTTATAGTATTCTATTATTATTAAACTATATTAGGGCTCCTTTTATGCTCTAGGTAGAAGTATCTATTTCTATAATTATTTTCCTATCTAAGTTAAACTAAACTAGGACTAATACTCTTATAAATAGTTCTTTTAGTTACTAGAATATAGTTTTAGCTGCTTTAGTCTATTAAAAGGCTTAATCCTTTTAGGTAAGTATAATAAGAGAGGCTATTAGGGCTAAGTATTCTTATATAAATTATTAATAGAAGTTTATAAATCCTAGAAAGCTCTATATTGCCTTTACTAACCCTAGCGCTTTCTAGCTAATAATAGCTTTAACCTTTACTAGGTCTATCTATATCCCCTTACTAGCTTTAATAATAAAGCCTAAGTATCTTATACTAGTAACTTTAaatttatatttattaatattaagCTAAAGGCCTGCCTTATAAAGCTTTATAAGAACCTTCTTTACGTAAGATTAGTAGTCTTCTTTTATGctatttatatatataaggATATTATCTATATAGGCAGAATAGAACTTATCTAAATATTCTCTTAGCGCCTAGTTAATATATCTTTAGAAGGTACTAGGTATATTTGCTAGTCTAAAGGGCATAATAAGCTATTTAAAGAGCCTATACCTTATTCTAAAGGCTATTTTCTATTTATCTCCCTTCTAAATCTATATCTTATAAAAGGCAGTAATAATATCTAACTTAGTAAACTATTTTGCTTTTCTAATATTATAAAGGGTCTTATAGATTAGTAGGAGAGAGTAATAATCTTTACGCGTAATTCTATTTAGCTCTTAGTAATCCACATAGAAGCATAGGCCTCCTTCTAGTTTCTTAATAAATAGGACTAGAGTAGTAGCTAGAAAGTTACTTACTTAGATAAAGTTCTTATCTAGTAGCTCTATTAAGGTCTTCTAGAGCACTAAGAGCTTATCTCttaatatattatatagtagTTCCTATAGAACCTTAGTATCCTTTCTATTTGCCTGCTCTAGTTAGATCTAGTAGTCTGCTCCTAGTCTTAAGAGCAGTAGTTTATTAGCCTAGGACTTATTAAATAGTACCTAGAATTCTTAGTATTATTAAGGGAGCCTTATATATAGGTTTATAATAATTTTCTATTAAAGGGCCTTATTAATATCTGCTAAGCTTGCTAAGAATATCTAGACTTAGGTGTTCTTTCTTGCGCGTTAAGTCTAGGCGTAGAACCCTATCCTAGATATCTAGGTATGTAGACCTCTTACTATGCCTTTTATGTTATTTTCTATTCTTAGCTATTATAGCCTAATTTCTAAGTACTCTTCCTTTATATAGATAGTAACTTCTTAGTCTTTTATCTAAGCTAGTCCTATGATTATATTATAGTTATCTATTTTAGGTATAATATACAAGTAAACTTTATGCTATATATATCTATTAATATCTATTTAAATACTTATAATTTCTAAAGTTATAGTGTCTTAGTCTCTATTAAAAGCTATTACTTCTTATAGGGGGATTAAAATACGCTAAAGTTTATTCCTTTATATAAAACATTTATTAATTATACTGTAAGATATATAACCTATATCTACTAATATAGATGCAAAAGCTATATTATCTACTAAAGTTAAAATACTAAAGGGTATACTCTCTGCTAGGTAGTCTCTTAGTCCTTATAAATTAAGGCTCTTTATTTGCTCTTAGTTATATTTTTAGCTAAGAGCTATTCTTTTCCTAAATCCCCTAAATCTTCCCCTAAACTCTCTTTACCCATTCTTGCTTAGGTTCTTAAAGCTTTTATAGGTAGAATTACTAGCTTTAGTTTATATTGCCTAATAAAGTGTCTATTAAGGCTATAGCATAGGCATGCTCTTTTATCCTTCTGTTATTAGAGCTCTTTAGCTAAAGCCTATTTAGCTCTCTAATTAGAACCTATAGCATTTAGCTTTATTCCTTCCTAGTCTATAGGGTCTAGGGAGGGCGCTTCTATAGCGGCTTACTTTAATTCGCCATAGTTACTTTATTGCGGTTAAGGTAGGTTCTAATATTAGTTCTATCTACCGTAAAAGCAGTATTTATTAAGGTTAGCGCCTAGGTTCTAGAGTATATTTATATACTTAGGGTAGGTTATTAGCAAATTTAGTTAGCCTACTAAGTGTGCTTATAGGGTTAGATTAATAGCTTACTTTAAGCTATTAATCTGCACTAAGTTATCCTAGGTTGCTTCCCTACTGTCTAATAACTCCTTTTTAAACTTAGGGAGAAAGGCAGTAAAGCTCTCCTTATCCTTCTGCCTTATTATTTCTAGTTAGCTTATAGCGCGCTATTAGCTATTTAGGTTACCATAGCAGGTTACTAGGTACTCTAAGAACTAGTCTAGGGTATAGTAGCCTTCTATAGCGCCTTTCTCAAAGAATATAGCAGCTATCCCTTAAGAGGCCTAGTCTAACCAAGCATAGATGTACGCAAACTAGTTAAAGGGACTTCCTATAGCTAATCTATCCACATAAAGCTTACTCTATATCTTAAGTTACTAAGTTTAGAACTTTTAGCAGTTCCTATTAAATCTCTATAGATTAGAGAGTATTAGTTTTCTTTTTATAGCTTTATTAGCTAAGCCTAGTTATATAGGTTTAGGTCTAACTATTAGGGGGTAAGAAGTTATAGATAGTATAGTAATAGCTAATTATAGGGCTTAGATTTTTGCTTATATAGCTTCCTAATTATTCTCTTGCTCTATACGCAGGATTTAGAGTTATTCTAATATCTAGCTTATTATTTATAGTATTAACTGTATATTTCTCCTAGGAGATTCTCTGTCTTAATTTATTAATTCTATTATTAGACTAGTTATTAGTTTATCTTATTCTATTCTATTATACTAGAGGCTTTAGTCTAGATATCTTATCTCTTGCTCCTAGAGGCTAACTCCTACTTAtttatttattattattattattattgcttATTTTTAAGCCTTCTACTTATCTATAGTTTATATAGGTTATTATAGGGTTCTAATAAATACTTAAGTAAGTAAATGCTAGAGCTACTACTTAAGCATAAGTAAACATGCAAGTTATATAAGGTAAATTCTTCCTAATATAAGAGTTTAGAAAGACTTATTTAATCTACctaataatattattataaagaGGAAGAATTAATAAAATAAAAGGAGAGATCCTCTAGATCTCTCCTGTAATATTCTCTATGTGCACTAACTATAACGTTAGTTATATAGGCAACTATTAGATATAGGTATTGCAACCATAGTTACAATTAACTATATTATGGCGACGCAATAAGGCCTTCGGCCGAGTCTCCTTTAGGGTCTAACCCGTCACACTAATCTCTAGCAGTTAGTTGCGCAATATATTATATAGCGGTACCTAGGGGAGCTCTAGCTTATTCCTATTTAGGTCCCTCTTAAGACAAATATAGTAGTCCTAGGTTCCTCTGTGTGGCAGCAGGTTATTTGCCTTTACCTTATTAAAGAGGTTCTTATAGTTCTATAGCTCCTCTAGGAGGATATCTTTAAGCTACTATAGCAGTCCCTACTTAGCTAACTTAGGGGCTAAGTATATATTTATCTTATAGAGGCTTATTGCTAGTAAGAATATATCTTGCTTTATTTATTTTGCCCTATATATTATGCCTATATAAGTTAAGCCTAGGATAGCTAGCATTAGGCTATCCATATAATATGCCTTAGCAGCCTGCACTCTTAACTCTAATGCCTTGCCTACATATAGCTATCTCTTTACTGCATCTAGTATAATCTTATTCTAAGATATCTAGGGCAGTCCTAAGATGTAATCCCTAGTAAGGCTAGGAATTATATAGGCAACTAGGGGGAACTCCTACCTATTAATATTTACAGATAAGCAGACTATATATAACACCCACGCTATTGCTTAGGTGCTCCTATCTAGGTCTACTGCAATTCTTATGCAGTAGCTATATAGGAGTAGGATTCTCTCTAGCTATAACTTCTATATAAGGCTCTTACTTACAGCAGAATAATAGTTATAGCTACTATTAACCTATATATCTATAAACTTAATGCTATTTATAAGCAGGGGAAttataaatagtattatatttatattatCTTTAATTTTCCTATACTTACTATTAGGTCCTATATACTGCTACTAACTACCCTACGCTTATAACCCTGCCTCTAAGCTAAGACTCCTACTAGGGGCAGGTTATTTCCCAAGTTCTTACTATCCTTCTTATCTTTGCTTGCGGGTTACATGTTAACCGCCTTTACTCTAGTTGCTAGTTAGTCCTATAAGGGTAGGAGTAGCAGGCAATCTTATATAAAGTGGTTCTTATTGCTATAGTATAGGCATTAGCCTTCTCTCTACTAGCAGTCCCTTTTCTTATTAGGTGCCTACTAGGCCTATTACTACTGCCTAGTTCTATATAACTAGGCCTACTAATAGCCTAATAACTGCTTATAGCTATTATGCTAGTTCCTACCTAAGCGTAATAGGTTTATGCCTAATATTTCCACGTTGCCTTTCTTGTCCCTAGCTAGGCCTAGGTAGTATCTTACTCTAGCTTATTCTTCTATCTAGTAGGCATTAATATTAAGCATAATACTATAGTATctattaatagctatagtaTAGTTTATTTACAAAATGTCCTATTCTAAGTAGCAGTTATATATCTTTTTATTAAGTATAGTTCTAAGCTTAGCTAGCTTAACTATATTAGCCTAACTAATACTACTAGCTAGTATAAGTTTCTATTTAAACTATACGTAATCTCCAAcacgctgctgctgcctccgGAAATGGTGGCAACCCGCAACGGGCAAGGTGTGCTCGCCGCTATTGGCGCGCCCGCCCTGGATGCCCCACAATTCAGCGCACTGGTATATATAGACCTGACCTCCCATCACCTCCTCGACTTGTACTCTTGACTTTTATCCTGTCAACAGACTCTTACTTCTCCTCCCCAACATCCACTTGGTATCCTGGTATTATTCCCTGTCCATATCTTCTACACTTGGTTTAGGTCAGTCCTTTCATTTCACAACCCTGGTCATTATGCCTTCCCGAGTTCAGCAACTGCGGCGTGCTTTTGCCAAACAGCGTGCCCTGTCTGTCCTCGCAGTATTCGGTTCGCACTGAAGCCAAATTACTCGGATCCGCTGACCAGCCTATTCACTTGTCTTCGATTGTCCCGATTTCATGTTTCATTTCATTCCTCAGTGCGGGAATTCATTAGTACGTACGGAAACAGTTCGTCAATTCCCTGCCGTGATTTTGGTCATACTGAACTTGAGACAGGAACATCTTTGGTTTCGGACACGACGCTTTGACTACTTCGCCTGCATGCAGCTCCTCCAATAGCAAAAATGTCTCATACTCCTTTTCAACAAGTTTCTGCTAATACCTTGACGAGCTGAACCAAGCTGCAGAGTACCCAGTGGCATGACACGTCATCAGGGATGCGGGAAGGCAGGAACTTCTGAGACTGGAGACGTCTTTCGCCGAAGGAACGAGCTGAGCCGAGCTGCGGTATCATGACGGTGTGACACGTCATCAGGCACATAGAAAGACAGGAACCTTTGAAAATGGAGGCCTCTTTTGTCGGCGGTCTAGCCCAACATCCTCTGGCGACATACAGAATGCATCGTCACGGCGACTCCGGTTGGTTATACCAACGGCTTTGGTGGAGAGTTAGGCTGAATTGGTGAGTTCAGCCAAGGCCGCATAGGCATACTCTGCGGCGATATTACCTGGACAAGAAAGAAGTCCGGTATTGCCTCTCAGTAGGTGTGGCTCGGCAGTTTCTTGATAGGCAGATCGCAGGGCAAAGAGGTGACAAGACTTGGCtcttggatgttgatcgCGGTGTGACGGAACTATGGGGCTGACGAGCGAGACGCAGTCGTACAAAGATGGCGACATCAGAATCTTGGTGTTATTTCCCGGGTATATAAAGCTCCATACAGCATCGTATGCACATCCGGACAAATATCCTTATTTCTCAAGTTTTGAATTAGGCAGGCACGTTTTATATGCTGTCATTATGACAACTAATGTTTTACTTCATAACCAGCGCTTTTGGACTCCGTTAATGCACATACAAGTGAAACATTCTTGTAGCAAACCTTTGTCCGCCCAGCAGCAGGGATCTTCATCACCAGATAGCGCTAAAATACCGTCACGTACAACGCCGTCACGGTCAAGCAGTCGTGTGCCCGACGAGCAGATAGCGAAAACGGACGAGATCATATCAATATCCTCCGATGGGGAATCTGACTTGGAGGATGACTGCCATGATGGGTCGCAGAAAAGTCTCATGCATGTGTCGAATCAGTCAACTCCAGCGAGCATTGCTCCCGAGGGTAGTAAGAAGCCTGTCTGCCGGATAACCCCCAGCATGTCGACCTGGGATGAATGGATTAGGACTGACAACAAGCAAGACGCACCGACTGATGCAATTTGCCTAGAAAGGATCATGGATACCGCCACTGCTTCGCTTTCCTGGACTAGATCTGTGGTAGGAGACACGGATGCCGACCATGAGCAGCCCCCAGCATCGGCTGCTTCCCGACAACAATCATTTACGGGCCTGCATTGTACCCCGACGACACAAATCAAAAAGGTACCGGCCAAAGCATCGCCTTCGCCAGGTCTGCCTGTAGGCAATTGCGACGCTATCTACACCGAGGATGCGACGCCAATGATGAGCCCGAGCCCGGCTTCTGCGGAGTCTACAACTTCCTCTCTGGCTAGCCCCTTTTGTTCGCCACGAacgccagcatcaacacgaacatcaacgccagcaGTGTCCCAAAGGGATACCGTGTCACTCAAGAGCTCTTCATATGATGTGGAGCCTATGCAGGCAAACTCCTCTCCGATAGCAACTTACGATAGTATGAATACACCCAGAGATCCATCTACAGCGCAGTCCCAATTTCTGGATGGTTCCAAGGTCGAGCCGAATATATATGGACATATGAATGGCAAAAATATGGACACGGGGTCGAGCATGTCCCACAGTCGCCAGCAAATCAGACCTAAGACATTAAGCGAAGATTCGCAGTGGCGCGACAGGGACGATTCACCTGGGCAAGACGGTACCAGTACACAGAGCGATACAGAATACTGTCCTTCATCGACAGACAATGAAAATGAAGGCAGCCGCAATCAGGACAATGACAAGGACGAAGGGTCTCAACAGGGTTCACGCAAGCGCCGTAAATTCGGCAACCCTGCTGTATCCAAATCGCCTAGTAAACGGAACTATCCTGATGCCTCGACCAACGAGCATCGACCACGGGACCTGCTCTTCCCGGCTATGTCGCCTCCCTCAACCAACGATATCGACGGTGTAAGAGCGGAGTTCAATAAATGGGCCTTACAGAATGTCCTACTACAGCGTACAATTATAAACCGCAGAGCAACGTTCCAGTTACAGTTTAAATGGGACTTGTGCAGGAAACACGGTCACGTAATACATTAAGAGTCCAGGAGAAGTCCTAAGCCGTATAAGAACACCGTCGGGGTCGTCAAGCGAGGACGTAGCACGAGAGCCAGGTTCACGAAAGAGGAGGACGGGCTTCTCATCAAACTAAAAGAAGAGCTTCAGCTATCATGGGCAGAGATTCATTTACAGTTTAGTGACAGATTTGCAGGGCGCTCGAAAGAGGCTCTTCAGGTTCGTTACTGCACAAAGTTGAAGTGTCGTGGATGATCTTaaggtggtgtttgtgagaTCACGTTCTAGGTTCAACTCCTAAAAACAAATTTTCAGCATA is a window of Pochonia chlamydosporia 170 chromosome 5, whole genome shotgun sequence DNA encoding:
- a CDS encoding thioredoxin reductase (similar to Metarhizium robertsii ARSEF 23 XP_011411420.1), producing MTTNVLLHNQRFWTPLMHIQVKHSCSKPLSAQQQGSSSPDSAKIPSRTTPSRSSSRVPDEQIAKTDEIISISSDGESDLEDDCHDGSQKSLMHVSNQSTPASIAPEGSKKPVCRITPSMSTWDEWIRTDNKQDAPTDAICLERIMDTATASLSWTRSVVGDTDADHEQPPASAASRQQSFTGLHCTPTTQIKKVPAKASPSPGLPVGNCDAIYTEDATPMMSPSPASAESTTSSLASPFCSPRTPASTRTSTPAVSQRDTVSLKSSSYDVEPMQANSSPIATYDSMNTPRDPSTAQSQFLDGSKVEPNIYGHMNGKNMDTGSSMSHSRQQIRPKTLSEDSQWRDRDDSPGQDGTSTQSDTEYCPSSTDNENEGSRNQDNDKDEGSQQGSRKRRKFGNPAVSKSPSKRNYPDASTNEHRPRDLLFPAMSPPSTNDIDGVRAEFNKWALQNVLLQRTIINRRATFQLQFKWDLCRKHGHVIH